ACAATCTCAACATACGAAAATCAAGACTTGTGTCTCTAGGCTCCCCAGAAGAATATGAGAAGGCCCTCAGGCAAGGGCCAAAATCTGGAGGGGTAGCTGCTATAGTGGACGAGCTTCCGTACATTGAATTGTTTCTTTCCAAGCGCACTGATTTTATAATTGTTGGACAGCCATTTACAAAGGGTGGTTGGGGCTTTGTAAGTGCCGACTTTATGATTTCTTGCATGCAAATCTGATTTTATTTGGATAGAGTTATATCTGAAGCCGAAGAATAGCAAATTTGTTATGCAGAAATGCAGAACAGTACACAACGCTGGAAAAATGTGGCATCTCATCTAGTTTCTTGGTTCTTCAGTCATGTTATAAGCTTGGAATAATTTAAACATTTTGTCTCAAACTTGTAAAAGCTACGTTTCTTTTCCTGTGGGCATCTTCTGTTTGTTTATCTTACTTATCTTACAATTCAGGCTTTTCAAAAGGACTCTCCCCTTGCAGTGGACATGTCAACAGCAATCCTAAAGCTTGCAGAGAGTGGGAAACTCCAGGAGATCCATCACAAATGGTTCTGTAAGCCAGAATGTCCAGCACAGAGAATACAAAACCCTGATCCTAATCAGCTGCATTTAAGAAGCTTTTTGGAACTGTTTATACTATGCGGTGTTTTCAGCCTTGGAGCCCTTTTACTCTTTCTATTCAGAGTTGCTAGGCAATATGCAAGGTACCAGAAGAAGCAGATGGAAACTCCTACTTCTTCAACCACACTCTCATCAAACGTACATTGTTCAAAGGTCCTTCACAACTTCTTTGACTTCATTGATGAGAAGGAAGAGGCAATCAAAAGATACTTCAATCAGCATAACAACTCTCAGTCTCAAGTGAGTTGATAAGCTAAATTCCTACCATCAAGCTTCTAACTTTTTTCAGTTATCCTTGTTGCAAAGCTAAGTTCCTACCATCAAAAAGAATCCTTAGCCATAGACGGTGTATATATGTCCTTTTAGGTAAAAGATTTTCTCTTGTATTCCTTGTCTCATTTTGATGATGAAATTTGACACGACCTAGTTAGCTACTTAGTTGTTGAGTCTAGCTTACAGTATAGTTTGTCCTTTCAATGTAACAAATGGAATAGATCTAACAGATCTAAcgggggaaaagaaaaggttAGGACAAGAGTTTACTGCAACAATTTCTCATTGCTGGACTGGTTCACAATGTTCTACGCATAATCCTGCAACTGGTTATGATTCTTCATGTTGTTCAAAAACATGTAGCTACGTCTGTTTGGACCGTGGTATATTTGATTACATCACagatatattatatattttttaataatctttttatcttcccaatcacatttttatcatataaaaaaaaatgttatagtgtttatttaaaatattattccaaataattttctATCCAAATACGCTATTGGGACCATACGTTTAATGCATCGAGTCAGTCAAACAACCCCCTCTTTAACTCTATTTAATTTGTGGGCCAATAAGTATGGGAAAACAAAAGCAACTGGTCCCTTTTCACATAATCCAACTGTCCTGGTCCATCTCCTCATGGGCTCACACGCTCAGGTGATGTAAAATATTTTAGCCTTTGGTGATGAGAGGGAGAAACgtccaaataaatttttataggAAAAGGATTTCTAATCTATACccctaccaaaaaaaaaaaaaaaaaaacagagaaagagAACAAGTTTTGATTTCATCTTTAGGtgattattgaaaaaaaaattataaaaaaaaagtatgggAGTGTTAAAATGTTGGtcattgcctttttttttttcttggctcTTAGCAAGATAATGATGAGATTTAAGAAGTGAAGAAGGGAAATATTGGTTTCGAATCCAAGACATCCAAGTTTTGAGTCTTAATTGTAGCCACTAAATCAGTCCTCTGCGGCATCATCACCTTGCTTCAAAGCAAAATAAAGGATATTTAAAAGCAAATCTCCTTGCTGTTATAATTTTCCTCCACTACTTTGTTGATTTGATGGTTTCCAATTTTCAACCTCACCGTTCATATTAAAAGTGGATTAAGGCCTCATTTGGAGTTACCGTgtatgttttaaaaaaaaaggagttttAAGTATTAAAAGTACTTCCAAGGTATTTAgtaattaattttttcaaaacttaattaatccaatttttgataacttaAAAGCACTTGTGTCAGAAGTACTTCTTTATAAGCCGTCGTAATTTTAAATCAGGCCTAAATCATTTAAAATGTACAAATGCTAATTCTTTTCACCTTTTCAAATAGATAAATGATGGCTCCAAAAAATGATGCTAATTCTTTACACGCTTCCAAAATGaccaaatggaaaaaaattagagATGTTGTGAAAAGAATAAAAAGCTAGGACTAAGACTCTCCATTTCCACAAACAAGAACTTTGGGTTGAGCTGAGCGACTGATGTGAACAACCATTTAATGGTTGAAGGAAATTATCACGCATATCTTTTTTGCAGATGACTCACTCATATTTTGTAAGGCCAGCACCCAACAGGCTAAGGAAATTATGAAAATTCTCAAGACATATGAAGAGGCTTCAGGTCAGCTGATTAATCTAGATAAGTGGTGCTACTTTCACTTGTTCCCATCTATCCAAAGGTCATTTATATGAGTGGATGGCATTTTTTAGAAGACAAAGCATCActatagcattttttttttttggacaaggGTGCATGTAAATATGATTTAAagaaaccaaaattttttttgaaaaaattcaattGGGAAATGTTTTTGAAAAtcagttaaaaaaatttttatcgAAAATAGCCATCAAAATGGAAGCTTTAACATAGCGTACATTTGGTATAATTTTTCGTATATTAGctaatacttttttttattgtaacgataatatttatataatttactCTAACCTAGTGAGGGGGAACCAACAGAATTTTCTCgttaaaaaaaatcacaattaaGTAGCAAGACGGGAAACAAGAGGTTGAACCCTTAACCTCCCACCCCTATCGAAACTTATGTCTACGTAGTATCAACAGTCCAAGAGACTGTTGCCGCCATATATTAGCTGACACATTGCACTTTGTTTATTTCCAAGCAGATGCCTATTTCTTTCCCTTGTTTGGCCCATCTGGTGAATCTGTAAAGTTGATTTGGACAGGTGACAAAATCTTTGCATTTTAAACAAAGCGAATGCTTGTCTCTAGAATTTTTGtctctacaaaaaaaaaaaaaaaaaaaaaaagaatgcttGTCTCTAGAGAAAATATCTTCTCCAGAATGAGAGAACAGTCCCAAAACTTCCACCCTACATTACAGTTCCATATTTCAGATAGGCCTGTAGAGAATATCTATAATGTCTccttcaatatatatatatatatatatatatatatatatatatatcttcttGTCACCTATTTTTTGGTGATTATCCTAAATTAGTCAAAATAATACTGTAGCATTTTCTATAATGCGATACGTGTAAAATTTGAAAGTACTTAGAAAAtgtattaataaaattttttttttgaacggAAAAGTAAAGAATTTCTCTAAAAACTAGCAATCCAAACGACCATGGTTAACACATATGGAGAGATTTTGTGCTACAATTTACAAATTGTTGGGGGAGAAGTGAAGCTATTTTGCAAAAGGGTTCGTGAAATATCAATTTAGTCTCCATTTCTTGAGCACAATAGAAACACTAGTGCTTTTGAGAAtttccttttttcaaaataagagAATTTTAGTGTTTAGACAAAAGATGCAATAGTGCCAAGAAACACCTGAAAAGCATGCAAGACATAAAACAGATAGGAAGAGATTCCTTTCAAATCAAAGAAATCAATAACAGTTAGCAGTGTGAAActccaaaatttctttaaatACAAATGAATCTTTGCAGCTCAAAATCTAACAAGTACCAATTAGAAGTTCCAAAAGAAAGTTTAGATTTAACCAAACCGATCTTAAAGATCCCaacaaaaccaaaagaaaaaagaaaaaaaatccatatTTTAAATAAATCTGTCCTACAAATATAACAATTAAATGCATATATCTATAGCAACAagctttttttatatataaaaaaactGTAATTCAAACaatctatatattttttttttgggtcttaTTTGCTTAGTTTGTAGGAAGCTCTAAACCACAAGGAAGAACAGAAACGAAAAGAACTTTAGAGTCGAATTatgtgtttctttttttttttttttggtctcaaTTTACAGGAATTAAACTTTGCAAGGGAAAGGGGAAGGGAAGGGGTTGGAGTCTGGAAAAATCTTTTGACCATTTAAGTCTTTGCATTGAATGCTGTGGAAGTCTTTGCATTGAATGTTatggaaaaataaatttctgaTGTTACATGTCCTCTATAGGTAAACTACACGGTCGAAAAAGGACTTTGACAAAGTCAATTTGCTCGCGTTTATTATGGTTTGATGAAGTTTTGAAGTCATTTTAACCTCTAAAATTGAACTAATAATTATTCGTTGCCTCTGCcagtcttttttgttttttcagcTACAATGGAAAAAAATTCACGAGAATTGTCTCAACAATACAAAATTTTAGATGgctaaaaattataaattgaaGTTGCACTTGAATTATACTGCTACAAAGGCCGAAATGGTAGTTGAAACTCATGATTATATTAGAGATAACAACATCAAAAGTTTGGTTTAAGGGAGACATTGTTGACATATTTTAAACCGAgcaatatttaaaaatttagtAGTTTTAGAAttatattcttttttatttggtaaCTATATTTGGTTTGATGTCAAAGTTGGTTTAGGAAATCCATTGAGTCATGTTTTTATATTATAATTAGAATGTGATTtgtgattatatatatttttttgtttaagcACTTGGAGTCCTAGATTTGTAGATGAtgaaaattaatgaattgaaGCAAGATATTTTGTTTCCTCCCATGTCTTTCTTAATGTTCATTATTTGTGAGATTTTAATGTTACTCCTCctgtgtgattttatgtgtcaATATGTACATGAAATAACaaggtgattaaaaaatgtatttataatGCAAACAAATAAACTTCCCAAAATAATCGACTATCCAAACAAAATgtttcaaagaaaaaggaaaagaaaagaaaaaaaatgagggaGGTTACAAATAAGAAAACACTAAATTCTTTTAAAATGTTTTGGTCACAGTGTACCCAAAGATGTGACGTGGACAATTAAGATTCTGATTATGTAATTTTTATTCCAATAAGATGATGTAAACTGTGATTTGTGGTTGCAGCAGATTACACCTCTCTTTTGGCTGTGTTCAATAAATATTCCAAGAGTCAATTGCCAATTGCCAATTGCTTATATTCCAAAATAAACAGTAAGAGATCATCCACGTGTTCCATGCGAGAGACAAATGGGACCCATTCTCCATCATCTTTATCTCAtgaaaagaatttttctaaacCTAATAATGACATGGCATTATCTTGACCATACATCATGTTCCTCTCATCTCAATTTGGTAATATTCTTTTACTATTACGAAACTGACCTAAATCCTAGTGTTAACTACAGCCTAATCGTGGAAATAATACACAGGACTTCTGGTAGTATCCCAAACTATTTTAGTACATTTTTCAATTTCCCAccacaaaatttaacaataaTTAGGTGAGCCctgcatttttttcttattctattagcattttgtaaaaataaattttggagtcaagaacaaaaatcaaaatacaaATGTTAAAATGTAATATATCAacttaattattattttaaatcgCAAGTTTCTTTTAGTGGTTTGAAATTTGAGACCTTTCACTGACGCTTCCTCCTCTCTCAACTATTTCAACTCATGTGATGGCATTACATATGATAAACTTTTCCGTTTGATACTTGAATTATAGTATATTATTAGAACAATTACAGGAAAGAATAATTCTTTACTGAGATTGCAAGACTGTTCTCATGTTTTGAGCTCTTCTGAGGGCAACCGTCCACTTTATTAACCCATGTAAATTAATCCAAGTGACTACAAGAAAATGGTTATCTTGTCCTGATACCCAAAGTTACTCCCTCAGAAAGAGCCACAAGTGCAAGTCTTGTACCATTTTTTAAGTGTTGAAAGTTGCAAATTTTGGATTCAGTTCAGGTAATCTAACTTGTCATCTTCCAACAACTCTCTTCGGGTCTGAATTGCTCCAGTTAACAATTGTGTTTAGTATCATGTCTGCAACATTTATCAATTCATGAATGTGAATCCCAGTGCAGATGCCCAATTGACTATATTGCAACTTGTGCTGCAATATTTTTTTTAGATGttcttctcattttcttttgtcTACTGTTACTTATTTATACTGGGTTAAGTTATGAATATTTATACTTGTTGGATGGTAAAATATGTTTTCGTTTACCAAAAATATGTATTAGCAAAGTCGAATACAAAGTGATGTGACGTGAGTATAATCTGATACGATGAAAAATGTTAAATAACTAATATACGCTATCATTTCTtacaaaagggcaaaaaaatgaaagaaaagaagaaaatgctgGTGCGTAATCTAACATGAGTCAATTTACCATTTTATTTTGGAAGTTTGTGCACATATTCCATGATTATTTTGAAATGTGAGGTGCAAGTTGGTAAGGTTGTTTCAGGTTCAAATTACTGCACTTTCGTTGGACTCTAGTTTTAATGAACCTTCATTTTTCTTGGCCAAATTTGCAGTGAACTTTCCTCTGCTTTGTAATACCTCTGGGGTGTTTGCCTTTTGAGGACCGATACGAGGGTCCTTAATTCTTGGACCTCTATCTTCCAGTTCTTGTCTTGAGGTTCTTTTCTGTGCTTCATCTTTGATCAAGTTCTTAAAGCTTAAAAACCCATGTGAGGAATCTTGTATTCTTTTCTGAGTCTGTTGTTTGAGGAGCTTCACGTTCTTGCTCTTCTCATCTGCAGGACCATAATTTCATTGAAGgattttttttcatcaaatgaCTTAAAGAATCAGATATAGGATTCTTGCTTTGTGGGAAATGGAGCTCATTTTTTGTCTGAAGAGAGCATTTCTGGTATGGGTTTCTTGTCTGTGGGTGACCATGGTGGTGGTTGGTCAAGGTGCAAACGATAGTTCCGCTGCCAGACCAAAGGAGGTGAAAGTTGGAGCTCTGTTTACATTGAATTCATTTATTGGAAGATCAGCAAAGCCAGCTATTCTTGCTGCTTTTGATGAGATCAATTCTAACCCAAGCATTCTTAAGGGGACAAAATTGAAGCTCATCTTGCATGATACAAATTGCAGCGAATTTCTTGGAACTGTTGAAGGTAATATTGGAAGGGAAGATGGAAATTCTTGTCTTAACTAGTTTCGTATGGAATTAGAccataatttgtttcttttccacTGCTCTATACTTAAGTTCTAGTTGTTGTTATcagaaatgaatttttttttctttttttttttgtgaccaTATGTACTGGTGAAGTAAAAGAAGCATTCCTGCGGTTGGCTGTTTTAAAGTAATTAGGAATCAGCTTAATAAGTGGAAGTGAGTTGAGTTACATGCACTTTGTTGCTTGTTGCATGTgcatttttcatcaatcaggCTTTAATATTGGTTGTCTAATATTGCTCAGTTGGCAGTTGTCTATTCTTAACTCAAGCTATTCTATCTGAAGGTGTTCATAAACAAAACTCCCGAGTCAAAGCAATAGCCTTACTACAAGCATAAATGTTGCTAAATTGCAAGTTGCAGAAATATCATGCATCATGTTTCCTCTTGGATTCTTCTTCTAGCTCGGACAGACCTTCAGTGATCAGATGTCTGACTTATTATCCATTCGTTTAAATTATGAAATCGCAGCTTTGGCAACTTCTTGTACTTGCTTCTTGCATCCGTATCATATAGGGAAAACAGTACAATCACAATTCTTTTGTTGCTTAAGTTGTTATGTCTCTGCAGCACTGACATTAGAAGTAGAGAATGAGTTATCAGGTTTTCCTATTTCCCCTGGAATGGCTGTGCATGGCAACAAATTGTTCATAGTTTTACAACTCAGAGTTTATAGCTAATTGAATTATCAACTTTTTACACCTAAAAAATTTGAGATCTTGAATATATTAAGAATGGCGATGAACTAGTTATCTTCATATAAGTTTGAAATGTACTTGGTATGATCAGTATATCTAATGGCCCTgccttaattttttttgaacATCTATGGGTTTCTGAGTAATTGAAAAAGAGGAATTGGAGGAAATGACTGCATCCTCATTTGTATAGGTTTGCAGTTGATAGAGGATGAAGTGGTTGCTGCAATTGGTCCACAGTCATCAGGGATTGCCCATGTTATTTCTCATGTTGTGAATGAACTTCATGTACCACTTCTGTCATTTGGGGCAACAGATCCAACTCTTTCCGCTTTGCAGTACCCATACTTCCTACGAACTACCATGAGTGATTATTTCCAGATGTATGCAATTGCTGATATGCTTGAGTATTTTGGATGGAGGGAGATAATTGCCATCTTTGTTGATGATGATTATGGTAGAAACGGGATTTCTGTATTGGGAGATGCACTTGCCAAGAACCGTGCAAAGATTTCTTACAAGGCAGCTTTTAGTCCAAATGCTCCCAGAAGTGACATTAAAGATTTATTAGTTGGAGTGAACCTGATGGAGTCACGGGTTTTTGTCGTACATGTGAATCCTGATTCTGGCCTTACAATCTTTTCAGTTGCAAAGACCCTTGGAATGATGAGTGCTGGCTACGTTTGGATTACTACTGATTGGCTTACTTCTGTTTTAGATTCAATGGATTCAGTTGATTCTCATACAATGGATCTTATACAAGGTGTTGTTTCTCTTCGCCATCATACTCCAGAATCAGATCTCAAAAGAAGCTTTTCATCTAAGTGGAAAAATTTGAAGGATAAGGAAACCCCGAACTTTAATTCTTATGCCTTGTATGCTTATGATTCAGTGTGGTTAATAGCTCGTGCTCTTGATGTTTTCTTCAATGAAGGAGGAAATATCACATTTTCTGAAGATCCCAGCCTGCATGACACTAATGGAAGTGCCCTTTATTTGAATTCCCTGCATATATTTGATCAAGGGCCGAAGTTTCTCAAGATACTTCTCTCTATGAACTTCACAGGTTTAACAGGTCTGATACAGTTTGATTCAGAGAAGAACTTAATCCGTCCTTCATATGATATTCTTAACATTGGTGGAACTGGTATACGAACGATAGGCTATTGGTCAAATTATTCTCATCTCTCTACTGTTGCACCAGAAATTCTATACACAAAGCCTCCAAATATTTCAGCAAGTAACCAACATCTGTACAGTGTAATATGGCCTGGTGAAATGACAGCAAATCCTAAGGGATGGGTATTCCCAAACAATGGGAAGCCTCTGAGGATTGCAGTTCCCAACCGGGTTACTTTTAAAGAATTTGTTAGCAAAGATAATGGGCCTTCTGGAGCGAAAGGATACTGCATTGATGTATTTGAAGCTGCTATAAACTTGTTGGCTTACCCTGTCCCCCACACATACATTTTATATGGAGATGGCAATAGGAATCCTGAATTCAACAATATTGTTTTTGATGTTTCTCAAAACGTAATTATTCCAGCACCCTTTAATTGGTATCCCCCAAACAACCACGTGCATACACATGCACGCACGCGCACGCGCGCGCACACACTTTCATCTCCTATTTCAGTAGCAGCGGTACCATTCGACTTGTAGTTTATATCTAGTGCTGCAAGTGTTTCCTTTTATTGACATTAGTTAACTGGGTTCTGCAGAAATATGATGCAACTGTGGGGGATATAACCATTACTACTAATAGGACAAGAATTGTAGACTTCACACAGCCTTACATGGAATCTGGACTTGTTGTAGTTGCTCCTGTTAGAGAGGTTAAATCTAGTCCATGGTCTTTCCTCAAGCCATTTACTTGGCAAATGTGGTGTGTGACTGCAGCATTTTTTCTATTTGTCGGTGCTGTTGTTTGGATTCTTGAGCATCGGATGAATCCTGAATTTCGTGGTCCACCGAGGCAACAACTTATAACGATCTTTTGGTTAGTATCCTGTACTTAGACATACCTCCTAATACACTGGTAGAGCTTGTGCAAGTTGTGTTCTAGATCGTCATCTTCACATTTTCTGCCAAGTACTCCTTTATATTCTCATTAATGTGGGCCTGATCATGAGCCACTTTGCAGGTTTTCTGTTATGTGTAGCACTCAGCGAACAACTCTACAAATTGTTTTCTCTTAGTGTACTTTTGCTATTATGCCATGAAATTCACCTAGctcaatttcaaagaaatatgCTTTTGATAAATGAATGGTTTGTGTTACAAATTGTCTCAGTAGCTTCCTGATGAATTGGTGGAGATATTAGCTTTTCATCGAGTGTTTCTCTGGCTTTATGGATGCTAATGTACTTTATGGATTTTTTGTTGCAGGTTTAGTTTCTCAACGATGTTTTTTGCACACAGTAAGTAGATAAATACCTATTCAAGTGTTCTTACTTAATTGTGCATTCTTTTGAgttactagtttttttttttttttggggtcttGGGAAGAGCAGTGGTTGAGCAATCCTAATAGTTTTGTTTGATTGAGCAGGAGAGAACACCGTCAGCACCCTTGGGCGTTTAGTGCTGATCTTGTGGCTCTTTGTTGTCCTAATTATCAATTCAAGCTATACAGCTAGCTTGACTTCAATACTCACAGTTCAGCAGCTGACTTCACGTGTGCAGGGCATCGACAGTTTGATTGCCAGTTCGGATCCTATAGGGATACAAGATGGGTCATTTGCACACAACTATCTTGTTGAAGAACTAAACATCGCAGAGTCGAGGCTCCGAACCATGAAAACCCAAGATGATTATGTTGCTGCCCTTCAGAAGGGTCCAAGTAATGGTGGCGTTGCAGCTATAGTTGATGAGCTTCCTTATATTGAACTATTCTTAGTCAATACAAAGTGCACGTTCAGGACAGTCGGACAAGAGTTCACGAAAAGTGGATGGGGATTTGTAAGTTAATAATTCTTATTTCTTGAGGTTATTGTTTGCTTAAGCATGCTGAGAATGTAAATGTGAGACATCTTGGGATAACATACTAAAACTAAATGCACCTATCTAATGAAGTCTAGTTGTGCGAGCTAAGATTGGTGTCGTTACTTCAATGGATAGATAAACATAAATCGTGTATTCCTAGTATTGTAATTTGAGTATCAGTATCATGCTATTCAAAATTTGCTTCGTCCAGGCATTTCAAAGGGACTCTCCTCTGGCTGTTGATTTGTCCACTGCAATTCTTCAACTATCTGAAAATGGTGATCTCCAAAGAATCCACGATAAATGGTTGTCTAGTGATGCATGCTCTTCACAACCCAATCCTGTTGATGAAAACCGGCTCTCTTTAGACAGCTTCTGGGGCTTGTTCCTTGTCTGTGGTATAGCATGCTCCATCGGTCTTCTTCTGTTTTTCTGGAGGATTTGGCAGCAATACCGTCTAGTCAACAAGGATGACGAGGAAGAGGCAGCTCGGGAACGTGAACTTCCACCGGATGATGGCAGCAGACGATCAACGCAACGTGCCACTAGCTTCAAGAGCATACttgatataaaagaaaaagaattcaAGGAAATGCTTAAGCTTAAGCGCAAGAGCAGCGATCAAAAACGAGCTCCCAGCCAAAGCTCAGACGGGCAGCCGATTTCACCATCTTGAAGAGAATTATTCTAGGTTTGGTGTTTTTCCACAATGCACCTTTGCTTTTAGTGTAGAATGCGAACAGTTTGTCCCCATTATTAGTATAAAATACAGCAAGGTATGCTGGAAAATCCAAGCAATgtcaaagaacaaaaaaaattttactgctTAGTAGGAAAAATATGTGGGGAAATTCTGGTGTAGATGTCATGTGTCTTCTGGAAACTACAGATGAATTAGAAAAGATATATTTCCCTTCCTTTTTTTGCCAATTCTCCAAGGAGATTTGAAGGATCTGAGAGTTGTGACAGCCCTTTTAAGCCTCAAGATTTCTTTCCAATCCTCTAGCATGTGATATTAGTCTTTTCTGTGTGGTTTGGAAGTACAAATGATCTGTCTTAGCAGCTTTGATTGAGCTAGGAGTTGTTACTAAAAATCAGTAAGAGCAGATGAAAAGTGCTTAAAAGCAAGTTTCTTTATTTTCAATGAGCAGGGGAGTTTAAGTGGTCTAGACTGACTGTCTAAGCTGCAGAAAATTCATTGTTCATTTGTTTACAATTTGGAATCTTGGAACTGAAATTGAGAATTGCAGTCAAGGGCTGGATTATTTGTCATTACCAACTTTATTAGCTGACAGCAATTGAAGCCCTAACTCGGGTCATAATCGAAACCACTGATTttaattcttaattttttttcattagaAATAGGTTAAATGCAACTTTCTCATAGACTTTAGATCCATATTATCTATTCAACATGCCAAGCTTTCACATAATTCAAGCTAATTTTGTTTATCTGGCAAGGTAATCCGAGATATCAGCGATTGCATCAAATAATTGCCTTAGTTTTAAATCAGAACAAATTGGATATGTTATATAGGTCCAATCTAAACTTAGTCCAGACGAATTGTTTAGAGctacaaaattgccaaaaaacaaattttaaaaaggaaGTTGATATCACCaataaaaaaaactcaaaaaatccAGTATATCCAAtgtcaaatttgaaaagttaTACCAcattataaaatttaaaaaaaaaaactttttcatTTCTTCTGATTCTGTTTTGGGTCCCATATAGATCAAATATGACCATTAAAGGGCACTGTAATGGTCATGGATTACCTACCAGCCCAATTCAGAAAGCCCAGTCTAAAACTAACAGCAGTAGGCCCATCACAACACCAAACGCCAGATGAATGCGATTATAGCTTGTACCGATTGTGACTGGCCTAATGACCATTAATTAACCTTAAACTCCACCCAGCTTTTCTTTAAAGGCTTTTAGTTGATAGAAACATTACCCGCCATGAGGTTCTTGATTCGATTCTCAATTGGTTtcattttctctcttctttctctctctctctcgtaaGACTTGAGGTCTTCTCTtgaaccgaaaaaaaaaaaaactttatccAACTTCTCGTAATACCAAAAATCATATCTTCAACCCAGAATTTCCTCAAAGGAGGCAAAATCACCCACGGATATAAAAGCGTGACACTCGAATTCTTGTGTCCAAAATTTTAAGCGTCCAAGGTTTTTATTGATTTATTAAATCTTACGTTGCATTGGACTGCCCTTCGTGTTTCTAGGGTTTTGATCAGACGtaattaaagtttttttttttaaatcaattgATAGCTTAAACCATATTAGCTTTTGGCCACCTCAATGCGAAGTAGATGTAACAAGTTATTAGGGAGGGGCTACCTTTACATGTCATGGTTTATATTTTTGTTCGTTCTAAAATTCTTATGGTTTGAAAGAGAGATAAATATATCTATACTTATTTATTGCACCCTTAATACAGTTTCAAATAGGAGAAGTTGAAGTCATGGTCCTATAATACATGATCTTTCAAATTATCTTTTACTTTTGATAGCTATTCCTCTTTTAAAAC
Above is a genomic segment from Coffea eugenioides isolate CCC68of chromosome 5, Ceug_1.0, whole genome shotgun sequence containing:
- the LOC113770112 gene encoding glutamate receptor 3.4-like isoform X2, with amino-acid sequence MIQIAANFLELLKLIEDEVVAAIGPQSSGIAHVISHVVNELHVPLLSFGATDPTLSALQYPYFLRTTMSDYFQMYAIADMLEYFGWREIIAIFVDDDYGRNGISVLGDALAKNRAKISYKAAFSPNAPRSDIKDLLVGVNLMESRVFVVHVNPDSGLTIFSVAKTLGMMSAGYVWITTDWLTSVLDSMDSVDSHTMDLIQGVVSLRHHTPESDLKRSFSSKWKNLKDKETPNFNSYALYAYDSVWLIARALDVFFNEGGNITFSEDPSLHDTNGSALYLNSLHIFDQGPKFLKILLSMNFTGLTGLIQFDSEKNLIRPSYDILNIGGTGIRTIGYWSNYSHLSTVAPEILYTKPPNISASNQHLYSVIWPGEMTANPKGWVFPNNGKPLRIAVPNRVTFKEFVSKDNGPSGAKGYCIDVFEAAINLLAYPVPHTYILYGDGNRNPEFNNIVFDVSQNKYDATVGDITITTNRTRIVDFTQPYMESGLVVVAPVREVKSSPWSFLKPFTWQMWCVTAAFFLFVGAVVWILEHRMNPEFRGPPRQQLITIFWFSFSTMFFAHRENTVSTLGRLVLILWLFVVLIINSSYTASLTSILTVQQLTSRVQGIDSLIASSDPIGIQDGSFAHNYLVEELNIAESRLRTMKTQDDYVAALQKGPSNGGVAAIVDELPYIELFLVNTKCTFRTVGQEFTKSGWGFAFQRDSPLAVDLSTAILQLSENGDLQRIHDKWLSSDACSSQPNPVDENRLSLDSFWGLFLVCGIACSIGLLLFFWRIWQQYRLVNKDDEEEAARERELPPDDGSRRSTQRATSFKSILDIKEKEFKEMLKLKRKSSDQKRAPSQSSDGQPISPS